From a single Prosthecobacter sp. genomic region:
- a CDS encoding PQQ-binding-like beta-propeller repeat protein — MKTTATVLLSLCLTLAVQAEIRIWKDASGAHEIKAELVGVQGGKVTLKRENGTTITLPVTSLSKADQALLGGGSGGSGAAAGDWPQWRGPNRDDVSKETGLLKKWPSDGPKRVWVNEDAGLGYSGFAIAGGKLYTMGLYDAEEKVVCLDAATGKKVWDSPVGAIYKNKWGDGPRCTPTVAGGKVYAIGGNGDLVCLDAATGKQDWTKSLTKDLGGALQNWGYTESPLVDGDLVIVTPGGSKGAIAALSTKTGKVEWQTNDVTENAQYSSIIPIDHGGQRQYVQLLMKTILGVSKDGKVLWKSDFPGATAVIPTPIYNDGQIYVAAGYGVGCKAVKLGSGSVEEVYSNKNMVNHHGGVILIDGLLYGHSDGRPGGWTCQDFKTGEVVWQDQGIGKGAVTSADGMLYCQAERDGTIALVEVSKSGWKLVSSFKLEAQSSQRSPDGRIWTHPVVAGGKLYLRDQEFISCYDVKG, encoded by the coding sequence ATGAAGACCACCGCCACCGTCCTGTTGTCACTGTGCCTCACGCTTGCCGTGCAGGCGGAAATCCGCATCTGGAAGGACGCCTCCGGCGCGCATGAGATCAAAGCCGAACTCGTCGGTGTGCAGGGCGGCAAGGTCACCCTGAAACGTGAGAACGGCACGACCATCACCCTGCCCGTGACCAGCCTCAGCAAGGCTGATCAAGCGCTGCTCGGCGGCGGATCAGGCGGAAGCGGTGCTGCCGCAGGCGACTGGCCGCAGTGGCGCGGCCCGAACCGTGATGATGTCTCAAAGGAAACCGGCCTGCTCAAGAAATGGCCCTCAGACGGCCCCAAGCGTGTGTGGGTAAACGAGGATGCTGGCCTCGGCTATTCCGGCTTCGCCATCGCGGGTGGCAAGCTTTACACGATGGGACTTTACGACGCGGAGGAGAAGGTCGTCTGCCTCGACGCCGCCACGGGCAAAAAAGTGTGGGATTCTCCTGTGGGTGCGATTTACAAGAACAAGTGGGGCGACGGCCCGCGCTGTACGCCCACCGTGGCAGGCGGCAAGGTGTATGCCATCGGCGGCAACGGTGATCTCGTCTGCCTCGACGCCGCCACGGGCAAGCAAGACTGGACGAAAAGCCTCACGAAGGATCTCGGCGGCGCTCTGCAAAACTGGGGCTACACCGAGTCTCCGCTGGTGGACGGCGATCTTGTGATCGTCACGCCCGGCGGGTCGAAGGGTGCCATCGCCGCGCTGAGCACGAAGACTGGCAAGGTCGAGTGGCAGACCAACGACGTGACAGAGAACGCCCAGTACTCCTCCATCATCCCCATCGATCACGGCGGCCAGCGCCAGTATGTGCAGCTCTTGATGAAGACCATTCTGGGTGTTTCCAAGGACGGCAAAGTGCTGTGGAAAAGTGATTTTCCAGGCGCCACCGCAGTGATTCCGACACCGATCTACAATGACGGGCAGATCTATGTCGCCGCCGGTTACGGCGTCGGCTGCAAGGCGGTGAAACTCGGCTCCGGCAGCGTGGAGGAGGTTTATTCCAACAAGAACATGGTCAATCACCACGGCGGTGTCATCCTGATCGACGGACTGCTCTACGGCCACAGCGACGGCCGCCCCGGCGGCTGGACCTGCCAGGATTTTAAGACCGGCGAGGTCGTGTGGCAGGATCAGGGCATCGGCAAAGGCGCGGTGACCAGCGCGGATGGCATGCTGTACTGTCAGGCTGAGAGAGATGGCACCATCGCGCTGGTGGAGGTGTCGAAAAGCGGCTGGAAACTGGTCAGCAGCTTCAAGCTGGAGGCGCAGAGCTCCCAGCGCTCTCCCGATGGCCGCATCTGGACGCATCCCGTCGTCGCCGGCGGCAAGCTCTACCTGCGCGACCAGGAGTTCATCTCCTGCTATGATGTGAAAGGCTGA
- a CDS encoding TIGR03790 family protein, which yields MRTTWLSACRMLVLMTFSASTHGQIMTDWDAAAETAVVFNPDFPGSAELAAYYAEKRHIPKERVIGLRCPQEDSMSRGEFDSLLRQPLIKLFESRHWWIAEPPVPGKPLTGDGIRSPMALSSHVRVLVLMRGVPFQIRRGPPNPKQSEEDEASVDSELTVLGLSHPPVKGGLRNPYFDQQARFPHFQGSPGLLIVGRLDGPDDKTVKRMIDDAIHAEQTGLLGRAVVDLAQKTGAYQEGEEWLKSSTDSFRRAGIPVFIDRSEPVLRDAWPLPDTILYFGWYTDHITGALSSPSFQFKRGAIACHLHSFSASIIRSHDKAWAGPLLSKGAAVTFGNVFEPYLSLTLHFDIFNKRLLEGFTVGEAAWNATPALSWMNVVLGDPLYRPFGKGIGAKLGDGADRDYALYQGMVQRMGADTDARIKTAITELAGKRQSFRLLELTALLSSLQSKHIEAIDLLEHAESTTKNPADLLRLRLYRAEMLRRSEKADAARQLLRMMLKESSFKDQPARAAAEALLQDMGG from the coding sequence ATGAGAACAACCTGGCTGTCAGCATGCCGCATGCTCGTACTGATGACCTTCAGTGCCTCCACGCATGGCCAGATCATGACCGACTGGGATGCCGCCGCTGAAACCGCCGTCGTTTTCAACCCCGACTTTCCTGGTTCCGCCGAACTCGCCGCCTACTACGCCGAAAAGCGCCACATCCCAAAGGAGCGCGTCATCGGCCTGCGCTGCCCGCAGGAGGATTCCATGTCACGAGGTGAGTTCGACTCGCTGCTGCGCCAGCCGTTGATCAAACTCTTCGAATCCAGGCACTGGTGGATCGCCGAGCCGCCTGTGCCCGGCAAACCGCTCACGGGCGACGGCATTCGTTCACCCATGGCCCTGTCCTCGCATGTTCGCGTGCTCGTGCTCATGCGCGGCGTGCCGTTTCAAATCCGACGCGGCCCACCCAACCCCAAACAATCCGAAGAAGACGAGGCCAGCGTCGATTCCGAACTCACCGTGCTCGGTCTCAGCCATCCGCCCGTCAAAGGCGGTCTGCGCAATCCTTACTTCGACCAGCAGGCGCGCTTTCCGCATTTTCAAGGTTCGCCCGGCCTGCTGATCGTCGGCAGACTCGATGGTCCTGATGACAAAACCGTGAAGCGCATGATCGACGATGCGATCCACGCCGAGCAAACCGGCCTGCTCGGCCGTGCGGTCGTTGATCTCGCCCAAAAAACCGGCGCGTATCAGGAAGGCGAAGAATGGCTCAAAAGCAGCACTGATTCCTTCCGCCGGGCCGGCATTCCTGTGTTCATCGACCGCTCCGAACCTGTGTTGCGCGATGCATGGCCGCTGCCCGACACCATTCTTTACTTCGGCTGGTACACCGACCACATCACCGGTGCGTTAAGTTCACCTTCGTTTCAATTCAAGCGCGGTGCCATCGCCTGCCACCTGCATTCGTTCAGTGCCAGCATCATTCGCTCTCATGACAAGGCCTGGGCCGGTCCGCTGCTCTCCAAAGGAGCCGCCGTCACTTTTGGCAATGTGTTTGAGCCCTATCTCTCGCTCACACTGCACTTCGACATCTTCAACAAGCGCCTCCTCGAAGGCTTCACCGTCGGCGAGGCTGCGTGGAATGCCACGCCAGCGCTTTCCTGGATGAACGTCGTCCTCGGCGATCCATTGTATCGTCCCTTCGGCAAAGGCATCGGAGCCAAGCTCGGCGACGGTGCAGATCGCGATTACGCGCTCTACCAAGGCATGGTCCAGCGTATGGGTGCCGACACTGATGCACGCATCAAGACGGCCATCACCGAACTCGCCGGAAAACGCCAAAGTTTCCGTCTCCTCGAACTCACCGCCCTTCTTTCCTCGCTCCAATCGAAACACATCGAGGCCATCGACCTCCTCGAACATGCCGAATCCACCACCAAGAATCCCGCCGACCTGCTGCGACTGCGTTTGTACCGGGCCGAAATGCTCCGCCGCAGCGAAAAAGCCGACGCCGCCCGCCAACTGCTGCGCATGATGCTCAAAGAAAGCTCCTTCAAAGACCAGCCCGCCCGTGCCGCCGCCGAGGCCCTGCTGCAGGACATGGGCGGGTGA